One window of Uloborus diversus isolate 005 chromosome 3, Udiv.v.3.1, whole genome shotgun sequence genomic DNA carries:
- the LOC129218830 gene encoding uncharacterized protein LOC129218830 codes for MESTTPKLSYVFQPHKQGSALKSSAKTIVMNVFHKLQVRNPNDSVTEILDKTSDLTGVSTRSILRMQNEFNIQGSFSTPGRKRPARKGKATRMQKFDDFVLSAIRRKVHLFFKRNEIPTVAKVMKTINEDTDLPNLTIATTRRLMQDLGFVYKKRSRNSMLIEREDIQVWRRKYLRQIRHYRNEGRTVYYTDETWVNFGHTKQTVWQDTFIKRPKEAFMSGLSMGLKAPTGKGSRLIITHAGSEKGFVKGAADVFKAKKSKGDYHEEMNGDYYEQWFKNKLLPNLDPNSIIVIDNASYHSVFVENIPNTSTKKDDIRRWLTSKNIAWNSDMLKAELLNLVQNVRSKYEEYRVDRIAALHGHTVLRLPPYHCELNPIENIWSVVKGKVAAENRTFKEKEVEELTKKAIDNVSDETWKNCVGHIIKEEELMWELDGMCDTAVDNLIIHFDPDSTDTASEGMLSTEEVMSS; via the coding sequence ATGGAATCTACGACGCCAAAATTGAGCTATGTGTTTCAGCCACACAAGCAAGGCAGCGCTTTGAAGAGCTCTGCAAAGACTATAGTTATGAATGTGTTTCATAAATTGCAAGTAAGGAATCCCAACGATTCTGTCACTGAAATTTTGGACAAAACTTCGGACTTGACAGGTGTTTCAACCCGCAGCATCTTACGAatgcaaaatgaatttaacatcCAAGGCTCTTTTTCTACACCTGGGAGAAAAAGGCCCGCAAGAAAAGGCAAAGCAACGCGAATGCAAAAGTTCGACGACTTCGTCCTGTCTGCCATTCGAAGGaaagtgcatttgttttttaaaagaaacgaaATACCAACGGTGGCGAAAGTCATGAAGACTATTAACGAGGACACTGACCTACCAAATTTGACAATCGCCACAACAAGAAGATTGATGCAAGATTTAGGGTTTGTGTACAAGAAGAGATCAAGGAATTCTATGCTGATAGAGAGGGAAGACATCCAAGTCTGGAGACGAAAATATTTGAGGCAAATTCGCCACTACCGAAATGAAGGAAGGACTGTGTACTATACAGATGAAACCTGGGTGAATTTTGGCCACACAAAGCAAACAGTGTGGCAGGACACTTTCATCAAGAGGCCGAAAGAAGCATTTATGTCTGGCCTCTCAATGGGATTAAAAGCTCCTACAGGAAAAGGATCCAGGTTAATAATTACTCATGCTGGAAGTGAGAAAGGCTTTGTGAAAGGAGCTGCTGATGTATTCAAGGCAAAAAAAAGCAAAGGAGATTATCATGAAGAAATGAATGGAGATTACTATGAacaatggtttaaaaataaattgctgcCAAACCTTGACCCCAACAGTATTATAGTTATCGACAATGCTTCATACCACAGTGTTTTTGTGGAAAACATTCCCAACACTTCCACCAAAAAAGATGACATTCGACGATGGCTGACATcaaaaaatatcgcttggaacTCGGATATGCTGAAAGCTGAACTTTTGAATCTTGTACAAAATGTCCGCAGCAAGTATGAGGAGTACCGGGTTGATAGGATAGCGGCTCTTCATGGTCATACTGTTTTGCGACTTCCCCCTTATCACTGTGAGCTGAATCCCATTGAAAACATATGGAGTGTTGTCAAAGGGAAGGTGGCAGCAGAAAAcagaacatttaaagaaaaagaagtggAAGAGCTGACAAAAAAAGCTATTGATAATGTCTCAGATGAAACGTGGAAGAACTGCGTTGGTCACATTATTAAAGAAGAAGAACTAATGTGGGAACTTGATGGAATGTGCGATACTGCTGTTGATAACTTGATAATTCATTTTGATCCCGATTCGACCGACACTGCTTCTGAAGGAATGCTTAGTACAGAAGAAGTCATGTCATCCTAA